One genomic segment of Erythrolamprus reginae isolate rEryReg1 chromosome 2, rEryReg1.hap1, whole genome shotgun sequence includes these proteins:
- the LRRC14B gene encoding leucine-rich repeat-containing protein 14B, which produces MYSLRFLSAEVLVSKGQLVRQNLSHLAHNLFPLLFKASYLQEQVEVIHDLVENWPLAEFNIGKLLGKTDDHPEDISTRACSLCLASCLAGLKDYVLNCSSPYAKQLKTVDLTGIKDVEVQLCPCRKTMGRWARTELLSRTCYDLLVDMQNLPFLPDVFEVSVDVFADIFVTERSYEVVVQALLMRCHCPLKIRCKAFRVDNLALRKLFYIIKLTEPSSLGRFEVVHNVRFHMEHLQVLFNNVQFPKLASLTLPGGTFDVRRFTPEDEAILSGIGEKMSQMTQLTELSLAFSILTGRLRKLLSPLKTPLKMLDVSNCSLNHLDMAYLANSLHSEKLEALDISGHDVADLYPSTFFKLLNHSSYTLKSLTLEECNIQDTHINMLILGLVPCRKLEELKFLGNPLSSRALKCLFNIFIDFPRLKYIEFPVPRDCYANNISYPIGESDLLKFDHQKYETIVEDLHMILLEAKREDIKASTPLYGGYDAAVQETGNELGISLLRSFQDAINNFSMALKEMS; this is translated from the exons ATGTACTCGCTACGGTTTCTGAGTGCTGAAGTTCTGGTATCCAAGGGGCAGCTGGTAAGACAGAACCTGAGCCATCTTGCCCACAatctcttccctcttctttttaAGGCAAGCTACTTACAGGAGCAGGTGGAGGTGATTCATGACCTGGTAGAGAACTGGCCACTGGCCGAATTCAATATTGGAAAGTTACTGGGAAAGACAGATGACCACCCAGAAGACATCAGTACCCGAGCCTGTTCTCTGTGCCTGGCCAGCTGCCTAGCTGGTTTGAAGGACTATGTTTTGAATTGCTCATCACCCTACGCGAAACAACTCAAAACTGTGGACTTAACAGGCATAAAGGATGTTGAAGTTCAGCTCTGCCCTTGTAGAAAAACAATGGGACGGTGGGCCCGGACAGAGCTGCTCTCAAGGACCTGCTATGATTTGCTGGTGGACATGCAAAACTTGCCCTTCCTTCCGGATGTGTTTGAGGTCTCTGTGGATGTCTTTGCTGACATCTTTGTCACTGAACGAAGCTATGAAGTAGTTGTCCAGGCTCTGCTAATGAGGTGCCACTGCCCACTCAAAATCCGCTGCAAAGCCTTCCGAGTGGACAATCTGGCTCTCAGGAAGCTCTTCTATATCATAAAGCTCACAGAGCCGTCTTCCCTGGGCAGGTTTGAAGTAGTTCACAATGTTAGGTTCCATATGGAACATTTGCAAGTGCTTTTTAATAACGTCCAGTTTCCCAAACTGGCTTCTCTCACACTGCCAGGTGGGACGTTTGACGTGAGAAGGTTCACCCCAGAGGATGAAGCCATTCTCTCAGGAATTGGGGAAAAGATGAGTCAAATGACTCAGCTGACAGAGCTGAGCCTGGCATTTTCCATTCTCACCGGAAGGCTCCGTAAACTGCTCAG TCCTTTGAAGACACCGCTGAAAATGCTGGATGTTTCTAACTGTTCGCTGAACCACCTTGACATGGCCTATTTAGCCAACAGCCTGCATTCTGAAAAACTAGAAGCTCTTGATATCAGTGGACACGATGTGGCTGATTTGTACCCATCAACCTTCTTCAAACTCCTGAACCATTCATCTTATACACTCAAAAGCCTCACACTTGAGGAATGCAACATTCAGGACACTCATATCAACATGCTGATTTTAGGATTGGTTCCTTGTCGGAAATTAGAGGAGCTGAAGTTCCTTGGAAACCCTCTATCTTCTCGAGCCTTGAAATGccttttcaacattttcattGATTTTCCAAGGCTGAAATACATCGAATTTCCAGTTCCGAGAGATTGCTATGCAAACAACATCAGTTATCCAATTGGCGAAAGTGACCTTTTGAAATTTGACCACCAGAAATATGAGACAATAGTCGAAGATCTTCACATGATTTTATTGGAAGCCAAGCGGGAAGACATCAAGGCTTCTACTCCCCTCTACGGAGGGTATGATGCTGCAGTTCAGGAAACAGGAAACGAACTAGGAATTTCTTTGTTGAGGTCATTCCAAGATGCCATAAACAATTTCAGCATGGCCCTTAAGGAAATGAGCTGA